The DNA segment GGTCTTTTCTCTCACCTTCTCCTGTGGGCGATGTTGATTGGCTGTTCAGCGATGAAAGGGGAAGTGTCAGATGACAGAGGGGGAGGAGCCCGAACTTGAAGGCCGAAGAGAcacttctttttctttatttccttCCCCGACACAAACCTACACGACAGATGAAAATCTCAACTGAATTGCAAATacaccagcctgatctcataaaaatgacATGGTTCATTGCACATATtgcagcagttccaaggtgaaatttccactgtgtggtgctaaaagcaagttctctcaatctcccaaacagatgaggtttttaaggtccTTACCCTAAGCCTTGAATCTAAACCTAACGATAGTGtcatgaaaagcaaatgtgagatgaaaaacgcaatgaGAGTagcaaccacttcattttgtggtgcttctatgacacttttggctcttgtggcgacttgcatgctcttcaggactcgtatcccggtcctttgcatcgcaagtgcaacactcgatcagttgagctaccgtgcaatttgatcacgctggaacaagcttgtaaatgtagatggTTATGTAGTGCAGACATTAAAatatatcgccttacaagtcatgcactaaagtaaaagtgtttaagtgtcataagatagcattgtgtgagggaGAGGGCGAAAGTAATAATCTggtgttttacttgtgatttgtgtgaaagtgaataaaagtcattgttgtagcgtctctagtgttcatttcacaagcaaactgctgcgatacgtacaTATAGACACGTAAAAATCATTAAGCAAAAATGTCGTAATGTGATTCTATGGGAGCAGGCTGTGATACACAGTGGTATTCTAATGCTGTTTCTGAGAGATCTGTAACACATTTGTATTTGGTTCCTGGGCGTCTCGTTCTGTACTTGGCAACTAAAACACCCGATTCAGTTACATAAGTGCTAGTGTATGAGTGGCATCAACCATAACCCTTGACAGCACGAAAATATAaattgacttatttttgaaagGGAGAACCTTATTTAGCTATCAAAATACAATTTGTAGAGAGTGAATTCACACATGCGGAGTCACTTATAAGGTAAAACTATTAAAGTAATGCTTTTGGAAATGTTATAGCAAATATGTGATATACCCCTACGGGCTGACACATGGAATCAAGCAGAACAGCAGTTTTCAGAGTCAAAATAATCAGTTTCTTACCTGTCTTTGTGGGAATTTAAAGCATTGAGCAGGTTTTGGCAACGGTCTTGCCTCGGTGTATCTGACAGCTGAGAGACCAAAATATAGAGCAGTGTAAACGCAGtgtataaaaaatgcatttgaaaaggtAAGGGcacaaacaacaacagaaaattcAAAAGTacagtcattaaaggaatagttcacccggaTAAATGAAAATTCCGGAACTGAGGAATTCTGAGGAACACAACAAAAGTTATTAATAGCAGAATCTCcaagctgcttttttccatatgaaagtgaatggtgaccaaggctgtcTAGCatgattttcactgaataatgatTAAATTtcaaacaaagctatcatatggcttcagaagacttgaaatttagtgcacaagtcatatggattactttttgtccttttggagcttgacaacccctggtccccatccacttccattgtattgaaaagagcagcttggacattctgcttaacatctccttttgtgttccacagaagaaagaaagtcatatgggtttggaacagtaaatgatgacagaattttcattttggggtggtCTAtcactttaaagtcaacatgaattcaGAACAAGTGACCCAATTTACTTTCCTAATGCTAATTTCTTGATCTTACTATCTGTGTGATTTATCGGTGAATagtgttataaaataaaaagaaagttttACTTAGTGTTCTTTCATCAAAATACAATTACAAGAAGTAAAATCAGttgcgaatgccatttcatgctgactttaaattGCAATACAACGGCGCGATTAACTAAGATATTTTCATACCGTGCCAAGAAGCAAAGAATCCCAGTTCTCATTTGCAAAGGACATGATTTCATGATCGAAATCAAAATATTTCCTCTTACAGCAAAGGGAGAGATGATACAGCACCAAATGAGCCAAATCTACCctgcagtacaaacaaatgagtATCATCAGATTCAGAAATTGCACTTGGGATCAGTTTTGtggtaggtttttaacattaagTAACAGTAATAAAAGCATCTCACCAGGTCATTGGAAGCCTCTGGATGGTCTCTGGACCGTTTGTGCACACTGAGCACTGGAACTGATAAAAGCTGAGAGGTGAAGAGTGGCACATGAAAAGGTTTAGACAGAATTAACTTAGCAACAGCATGTTAACGACGGCACCAGCCTCACCGGTCTCCATAGAGAAGAGGTTTGGTCAGGCACTGAGTGCACGCTTCATGGAACCACTGACCACAACTCCCACACTGCAACATCTTCAGATTCCATCTAACACGAAACAACATACTTGAGTTTAGATACACAATCTTctgaaaagagaaataaaaatagtctGGGAAAGTAAAGCATCGGACTGACACTAATGGACTGGTGagtgtcccattcacttccactctAAGTTTTGTAAACAAGGTATgagccaaaattattttttgtgcaaatcatactatcaattgagcttaaaggaatagtttagccaaaaatcccattcataattaactcaccctcatgccatctcagatgtttatgactttctttcttctgcagaacacaaacaaagaattttagtaaaatatctcagctctgtagatccgtacaatgcaagtggatggtgaccaaaactttgaagagccaaaaagcacataaaggcagcataaacgtaatccatataactccagtggtttaatccatgtcttctgaaacgatccagttggttttgggtgaaaacagaccaaaatataaaaaacattttcactgtacatcttgccatagcagtctctaggcacgatcatgatttcaagcttgattacaagcttcctagtgcttgacgaatGCGCAGAGCAATAGAtgacgctaggaagtgtaatcgagcttgaaatcatgatcgccaaggagaatattaatgtcaatatttatagtgaaaaagagttatatattttggtctgttctctcccaaaacAGAATGGATCGCTTAacaatacttttatgctgcctttatgtgctttttggagcttcaaattttggtcaccattcacttgcattgtatggatctacagagctgagatattcttctagaacctttgtttgtgttctgcagaagaaagaaagtcatacgcatctgggatggctcaaaggtgtgtaaatgatgagagatttttttcccagaacattcctttaaatcatgattttctgtaaagctgatttgaaaccgtttgtattttgaaaagtgctttacagataaaattgacttgactagtattccattccaaacaaagCCACAGTCATGTCAGAATCGTGCAACTCACTCTCCTGGTCCAGCACAATAGCAGTAACATTGTTGCTGGTTGGTCAAATGTTGCGCGTCCCAGTCTAAAGATGACAGCTGATAGGGCAGCCTCACTTTCATGATCTGCATGAGTCGTGCAAAACGTCCTCTTTTTAACGCTCCCCCTCTCTAGGGCAGAAGAAAGCTTGTCATTACAATGTATCACATCTCATGCTCTCCTGTCATGTAAGCATATTTAACAGCCATTTCATCTGAAGATTGCAATTGGACACAAGCAGCTGAGGgaaattcattaatattttttctgGGTGGGACAGGGGGTATAAAATGTTATCTTCAAATCAGCATGTCAGGCAAGTGAAATGAGCATGCTTACAGACGGATTAAAGCACAGGCCCATTTAACACAGCTCACACACAGCCATCACCTGCAAAGTACTGCAATGTAATAAATACGCAGTCAAGTGCGGTAAACCATAGACAGCCTTTACATCCAAGTTCAAGGAAAaggaaaattaaaggaatagttcacgcaaaaatgacaaatatgtcCTTATTTATTCACTCTCGTGTCGTTCCAAGCctgcatgctgttatttttccagtggaacacaaaaggagacatttgaaGAAACTTTTCCATATAAACAAAAGTTCATAGTAAGCACATGAATTAAAAGCACCTTAAACACAGACCATCTGACTTATTCAACATACATTCTTTTGaggccatacaatagctttgtgagaggaacagaccaGAATCTTTTGTTATTTACTCAAAATCTTCCCCTCAGTTTCTGCTTTGAAATTTCATTCTCCATTCAGCGTATTTAAACTGGTGTCAACTGGCGTTTGCGTAAATAATATCAAACCTGGCTTGCTGAAATTTGCTAATAAAATTTGAGAGCTACGGCAGAAAGGTAGATTATAGCAATTTAATttctggtctgttcctcacataaagctatcatatggcttcagaagacttggaatatactgtaACAAATTAGTCGTTTGGACTACGTTTATGGTGCTATTACGTTGTATCTTTGTCCTTTCTGGAGATTGAAAGATCTGGCCACTATGAACTTTGGTTGTAAgggaaaaatctttaaaaattctcctttatctgcagaaaaaaataagagcatgaaggtttggaacaacatggggcaAGTAAGtaatgactttatttttatttttgggtgaactgtccctttaaagcctTGTGTTAGGTTGTGTGTGATTTGAAATAGATTGTGAATGCCAACATTCTCCACGTttctaaatataacattttgtcattaaGGCAAAGTAAAACCTTTGTTGCTACTGCAAAGACACATTGGCGACATATCCAGCTGTTGGGGTCAACCTCAGGTTCAATGGGCGGGGTATGGCACTCTGGATGATAACCTGtaacatcaaaaaaataaaacaaaacaaaacagttagTACATTTGTTCTTGCATATGCAATCTGAGTAATATATTACTTTCTAGTTGGGCTGAAACGATTAatcaacgttatcgacaacggcAACATAAAAGTTTTTTGCTGTCGAATAGTCGTtttatctcatttaacataacacgtgatcatatgaaactctaatgatgagtGCGAGAGCAGCAatgcagctcgcgcctgattgAGGAGGGGAAGAACACGCAGCTCACAGTCCGGACGTACTCCAAACTTTCAAAACagtttcaggtgatgtagatcgcaaagtatgagggaattatatacaaatacaaaataagtaaatacagaagcactctcgttgtgaaataaagcagagccaGCGCTGCCATTCCGGTTAAGCAAAAAAGCATGCtcgcatctttaaaggaaacaaccCGGTGTTATACTGTATctttaatgcatctttttttaaagttcaaataataaggaagcaggtcatgtacaaactctgaaaatatcaaacttaaaatatctaaaaatccttaaaaaagatgcattcccctgagaagcagcatataagatttagacttgctttcagagactatatcttgaatataagtctattttgtctttactgcattggcagaagtatgaacaagtgaaaaaatacacttatatacaaaatacaattatattcaagatacattctctgaaagcaagtctaaatatcgtatACATTGCTTATCggttaaatatatcttgttttaaggatttttagacaattttaaatggaatacAAGACacataggattttttgcagtgatttttttactgaattaaacttaataaaagtattttttccccctttaattcagtgaatgtcatttagacgtatttttaaaagatgattttgtcctctttattgttagtaagcacatttaatacaaccttttaactcggggtacaagctgaatagtcggttaagagctaatgattaatcgttgcaatgatcgtccgaatagtcgaataattgttagattagtcgattatcaaaataatcgttcgTTGCAGCCCTACTTTCTAGACATATCTTAAAATAAGATGTCAAATCTAAGGTATTTCATTTTCATTACCATGGCGACATTTGAGGCAGTTTACGAGAGGTTCTTTAAGAGGCGGAGCATCACAGATACAGCACACCTCCTCTACTCCAGAAGAGACtgacaacaacaaacaacactACAGTCAGTCAAACTTTAAATCAATTGTGGTTCTACACTTTAGacttgtaattacttgagtactgGGACAAAACAGAATACAAAAGTGCAAAAATAACAGCTTACGTCCTAAGGAATTCTTTTTGGGTTAGtttgttaaacatgttcagaggtacattgtttacaaatgtaatttcataATTTGAATAAAGAGAGAATAGAATTCATTAAAGGTAAATAAGcggaatgttagtctcagtcagcgttcactttcatagcatcttttccattcattaaaagtgaatggtgactgaggctaacattctgcctaacttctccttccatggaagaaagtcatacgggtttggaagagcatgagggtgagtaattgatgacagaattttcatgtttgggtgaacaatccctttaggAACATTCTAGAAGTCATCTTAAAGTGGCAATGTTGGGACTATTTTGTTCCTCATCTCAATTAAGATCAATTAAGTTTTAATTTCATCTCATTTTCAGTTTATAAATGTGCAACTTTAGCATAAACAAACCaggtaaaatgtatttaaatatttttgtcataaCAAACCTGAAGagatgtatacatttttatcaatACTTTCTGCTTTCATTGTAGTTAGATAAATTCTAATTCAGATGTCGTGTGTAGCGTTTAAATGCACGTACTTACTTGGAATGTAAAGTTAGAGTTTGAATTTATTTACTTACATGAGTGGATATCTTTCCTGAGCACCCAGAATTCAGAATTATCCTCGAATCGGACCAAACAGCACTGCTTGACGTTGTCAACCTGCAAATTAAAGGCACTTTGAGCCATTAACAATTAAATATCACAAATACTAGTTACAAGTCACATAGTATAAAACTTTTCAGAACTTGCTCTTTCCCTCTCGTTCTCTCTACCAAACAGCAAACTTACTCGTTTGACATTGCCAAGGTACAAAAGACCGTCACTCCATCTGGCTAAAACATCCTCTCCTTCACTGACTCCCCCCATCCTGAAGAGTGTGGGAAAAACCTCAAAATTAGTGTCAGAATTAGTGTGCAAATACAATGTGTTTGTCTCCACACAAGCAAACGGTAGCCTAAAGGGTTAAACTGTGTGCATAGCGACAGTACACAGTACAATAGGATAAATGATGAAGAGTCAGAGCACATTGCAGAGCCATACATGATCAAAAACACTGGCTGCCTTATGCAACAGACCATAATATATGCAGATGATACAACAATGCATGATTGTGAACTATTACTAACAAGACTGAATAATTGATTACATGCCAAATGCATGCACATCGATGCACATAACTCACCATATTTGAtggcatgcacatgcacacatcaATTAATAGGCATGGTAAAGCATGTATGAATAGGAAAGCGCGCAGAATACCTGTGTTAAAGTGTTCTGCTCTGTTGGGGTCACAGAGGCTTGGAAGAGATTTCAGCTGCACATGAAATGTCTGATGCCCGGtgtggttttttttctttttctttctgcgTCTCAATCACTGGTGTCCCGAATAATCGGCGCGTTTGGTGCGCGCTGGATCAAACGCGCGTCAGTGCGCAaccgtctgtccgtccgtccgtctgtctctctgtgtctgtcaTGTTCCCATCATTTTTCTGTCGCCTTTGTTCATGTTATAATAAACGCGTGTTTGTCAGGGAAGCGCCAAGAGAATTAGCCCGGGAGAGACGCCATCATCTttgcctctctcactctctctcctccgaCTTGTTGTGACGCAGACATAAAACACAAGGAGATGGAAGTGGGTGGGGGGGATCCGAAGAACACCTTAACATCTGTACGATTGACCGACATCTCGCACTGATGTGCCACCGGATTGGATGCCAACACGAGCAAAGACCCGACcggcactcacacacatactcagcGGCGCGCGGGCAGCCGCTCATTAGGGAAAGTTTGGGACTGTTGTAATTAGTCCAGAAGAGTTGCGCTGTGGACTGTTTAGAAAAAGTTTAAGAATGCCCTTGGGtactgattttattattattattattattatttttataacgcTGTTATTTCGTGTCTTCcttaaaataaatcaatcaataaataaataaataaatatgggtttttttaatggccgatgccgatatgtGTGGCCCTATAATTCCGATATATTCTGTAAatcagttaaataaataaatacatttaatcatcttaaataaaaaatgatcttatttaaatgaacaattattttacagaatatttattagacaaagaaaaaaaattgttttcaatggctttcaattaaattaatgtgatgaataaatacatatatttaatgATGCCAACTTAGGAGTACAAGAAAATGgtgtaatttaaatgaatttttttactAAATGTTTATTGAAGAAAATGTGGTTTTCAATTGCCGATGCCAATATCTAGCGTGCAGGCGGTCCATATAATGCtgatgtattaaataaaaatcaattaaataaataaataaatttaatgatGTCAAATGGTGTTCATAAAATCGCAAAAttgaagtgaatatttactttgaaagaaatagaaaaaaattgGGTTTTCCAATGGCTGATGCCGGTATCTTTTTAATGcttgtacatcaaataaaatcaatgaaataaataaatacatttaacaatgcAACTGAGTTTTAAATAAGcacttctttttttataaaatatcacacacacacacacacacacacacacacacacacacacacacacacatcattgacaggcacttctgttaatcagccagCAGGGTATAAGCCGATTTTGATAATGTCAAAACGCCCAAATATCGGTTTATTGGCTTGACAGTCTATCAGTCTTACTACTTGTGCTATTTAATAGAATGAAGATTATGAAAGATTTTACACTGTTTGGAGGAAAtgcaataataatttattatgtttttacagtagtaacaataaTTATAGTgattattttggcagaaactatgatTACCatggaatttttttaaatttataccAGAAATTGTGGCGTTTCGATTTTTGCATTCATACATTAcgaaataattactttttttaatcattaatttaattaatttcttttaagaccctgtgaaatcaaaatcaaaGATTAGTGGGTTTTAGTCCATGTATATTGTGCCAAAAAGTTGGACCAAAACAGACCAAaagtattgatgactcatcttgcacttaaGGGCGTATACAAGTTTTTGTCTAATCAAATGCTAGAATGGGAATGCCCCTCCCCCtaaatggcaccatctagcaatagctgactagca comes from the Myxocyprinus asiaticus isolate MX2 ecotype Aquarium Trade chromosome 15, UBuf_Myxa_2, whole genome shotgun sequence genome and includes:
- the LOC127453138 gene encoding PHD finger protein 1-like isoform X1, translated to MERERERERARERAHHKTLCHCHKNKMGGVSEGEDVLARWSDGLLYLGNVKRVDNVKQCCLVRFEDNSEFWVLRKDIHSFSSGVEEVCCICDAPPLKEPLVNCLKCRHGYHPECHTPPIEPEVDPNSWICRQCVFAVATKRGGALKRGRFARLMQIMKVRLPYQLSSLDWDAQHLTNQQQCYCYCAGPGEWNLKMLQCGSCGQWFHEACTQCLTKPLLYGDRFYQFQCSVCTNGPETIQRLPMTWVDLAHLVLYHLSLCCKRKYFDFDHEIMSFANENWDSLLLGTLSDTPRQDRCQNLLNALNSHKDRFVSGKEIKKKKCLFGLQVRAPPPLSSDTSPFIAEQPINIAHRRSPTSLACQRRALGPEARKSKRRVIETQTCPQGVASNAIDLVPCCPGYVDGTSLYNHRKPEEEMSFGSPPKRMFALYHPSYNGSQDSRTLHHYSAEDPCRLPAPCLPFSLSSAHPPGQRFENCPSLFLRDVPPYSSTAGMGEPTAHRGGGDTVRILARRITADGKVQYLVEWGNVY
- the LOC127453138 gene encoding PHD finger protein 1-like isoform X2 translates to MGGVSEGEDVLARWSDGLLYLGNVKRVDNVKQCCLVRFEDNSEFWVLRKDIHSFSSGVEEVCCICDAPPLKEPLVNCLKCRHGYHPECHTPPIEPEVDPNSWICRQCVFAVATKRGGALKRGRFARLMQIMKVRLPYQLSSLDWDAQHLTNQQQCYCYCAGPGEWNLKMLQCGSCGQWFHEACTQCLTKPLLYGDRFYQFQCSVCTNGPETIQRLPMTWVDLAHLVLYHLSLCCKRKYFDFDHEIMSFANENWDSLLLGTLSDTPRQDRCQNLLNALNSHKDRFVSGKEIKKKKCLFGLQVRAPPPLSSDTSPFIAEQPINIAHRRSPTSLACQRRALGPEARKSKRRVIETQSYVCEYIYLSIYLSIYLSIYLSIYLSVCLSVCLLFYLSIYLSIYLSMCLPACLPACLSVCPSVRPSVCLSVCLSVILSVYLSVCLSVHLPVHLSVCLSIYLTIDLSFNLSVHLSICLSDCLSIYLSVRMSFRPSVCPSIHLSVCLFVCYHIMPG